The DNA region CATGGCATCTCATCGACAGACACTCGTGACACTCACGGCCCTGGTCCTGGCGGCGGTGGCGTTTGCGCCGGCCCTTGGCGCCAGACAGTCGCCGTCGTCCAAAGCACTCGCCACAGTCCTCCAGGCGCTTGAACAACGCCAGGCTGACGCGCGCCAGTCGGCAGCCACGCGGACGCTGGCGGATGACACGTCGCTCTCGCTGGCAGCGTCGGAACGCGCCGCGGCCGAGGCAAAGACGTTTCTGGCTCAGCTCGACGCCATTGACCTGGCGGGCCTGACCCACCAGGAAGACCTGTCACGCGAAGTCCTTCGCTGGAACGCGTGGGTCACCATGAACCAGCCCCCGCAGTTCTGGTTCCACTCCGCCGTGATGCCCACGACGGGATCGCCGCTCACGTCGATCCTCACGGGTGCACCCGAACGAACGTTCGCGAATGACACAGACCTCGCCAGCTATCTTGCCGGTCTTGATCGGCTGGTCGAGACGATCGCGGCGTCGCAGGCGAAGGAACAGGAACGCGCCACGCGCGGCATCATCCTGCCCGATGAGCAAATCGATCGATCACTCACGTACCTCGAGCCCTTCGCCGCCCCATCATCGTCCAGCCCGTTTGCCATAAGCGCTGACAGGCTCAAGGCGATTGCGCCTGCAGCAGCCGCAGCGTTCTTGGCGAGCGTGACCGCTGCCATCGATACTCGTGTTGCGCCTGCGGGCAGGGCGCTCAGAGAGATGCTGATCGCACTCTCGCCCAAAGCGCCGAACGTGGTGGGCTGGGGGCAGTACCCGGGGGGAAAGGATGCCTACCGCATTGCCGTCCGCCAGATGACCACGCTGGATGTGACACCTGAAGAAGTGCATCGCATCGGCCTGGAGGGCATCGCCGAGACCGAAAAGGCGATGGCGGATTTGCGGCGCCAGATCGGGTTCACCGGCACGAAGGCCGAGTTCCACGACCAGTTGCGCCGCGACCAGCGCTTCTACGTCAAGACGCCGGACGAAGTGGGCGCCGTGTTGATGTCGCACATCAGGCGCATCGAGCCTAAGGTGAGCCAGTTCTTCACGCGGTCGCCTGAGGCCATCTACGGCGTGACGCGACTGAATCCCACGCTCGAACCCTCACAGACGTACGGCTTCTACTCCATACCGACACGAACGGAACCGCGCGGGCTCTACAACTTCAATGGCAGCACGCTCGAAGATCGATCCCTGCTCGCCGGCGCGGCGCTCATCTTCCACGAACTCGTGCCCGGCCATCACTTTCAAATCAACCTTCAACTCGAGAATGCCGAACTGCCGGCCTTCAGGCGGTCGAGCATGTCGGCCGGTTACACCGAAGGCTGGGGCGAATATTCATCGTCGGTCGTCGCACGCGAGATGGGGATGTACACCGACCCCTACGATCTGTACGGCCGGCTGGTGTTCGACAACTTCTTCAACGTGCGACTGGTCGTGGACACCGGCATGAACTACCTTGGCTGGTCACGCCCGAAGGCCATGCTCTACATGCGCGAGCACACACTGGAGTCTGACGTGCAGATCGACTCGGAGACCGTGCGCTACTCTACGCGGTCACCCGCACAGGCGCTGGCGTACCGCATGGGACGCCAGACA from Acidobacteriota bacterium includes:
- a CDS encoding DUF885 domain-containing protein, encoding MASHRQTLVTLTALVLAAVAFAPALGARQSPSSKALATVLQALEQRQADARQSAATRTLADDTSLSLAASERAAAEAKTFLAQLDAIDLAGLTHQEDLSREVLRWNAWVTMNQPPQFWFHSAVMPTTGSPLTSILTGAPERTFANDTDLASYLAGLDRLVETIAASQAKEQERATRGIILPDEQIDRSLTYLEPFAAPSSSSPFAISADRLKAIAPAAAAAFLASVTAAIDTRVAPAGRALREMLIALSPKAPNVVGWGQYPGGKDAYRIAVRQMTTLDVTPEEVHRIGLEGIAETEKAMADLRRQIGFTGTKAEFHDQLRRDQRFYVKTPDEVGAVLMSHIRRIEPKVSQFFTRSPEAIYGVTRLNPTLEPSQTYGFYSIPTRTEPRGLYNFNGSTLEDRSLLAGAALIFHELVPGHHFQINLQLENAELPAFRRSSMSAGYTEGWGEYSSSVVAREMGMYTDPYDLYGRLVFDNFFNVRLVVDTGMNYLGWSRPKAMLYMREHTLESDVQIDSETVRYSTRSPAQALAYRMGRQTFVRLRERATSRLGARFDIRRFHDAVLSVGSMPLFVLERHIDWWITQELAR